Proteins from a single region of Aureibacter tunicatorum:
- a CDS encoding glutamine--tRNA ligase/YqeY domain fusion protein — MTKEELNENKESLNFLEEIIEEDLKTGVNKGQVVTRFPPEPNGFLHIGHLKAIFINFSVAQKYGGKTFLRFDDTNPTKEETAYVEAIKKDIQWLGYQWEGEAKFTSDYFDQLYEWAILLIKNGKAYVDEQTAEEIAIQKANPTVPGIESPYRNRPVEESLTEFEKMKNGEYDEGSKVLRAKIDMTSSNMHMRDPIMYRVMKASHHRTGDKWNIYPMYDWAHGQSDYLEGITNSMCSLEFEVHRPLYDWFLDQVYDENKIRTKQREFSRLNLNYTVMSKRKLLKLVEQGVVSGWDDPRMPTISALRRRGYTPEALKAFAEKVGVTKRENIIDLSLLEFCIREDLNKNANRVFGVLDPVKVIIDNYPEGETEVLKLENNPEDENAGERAVPFGKEIYIEREDFMEQAPNRKYFRLALDKEVRLKGAYIIKAVSVDKDEEGNITAIHCEYDADSKSGSGTEASKRKVKGTLHWVDAKHAVDAEVRIYDRLFNSEAPDSDKELDFTAFLNPDSLQTVDAKVEPSLKEAKVGDRFQFQRLGYFNVDIDSSPEKMVFNRTVTLKDSWAKKGK; from the coding sequence ATGACGAAAGAAGAATTAAATGAGAATAAAGAATCTCTGAATTTTTTAGAAGAGATTATTGAAGAGGATTTAAAAACGGGCGTGAATAAAGGCCAAGTTGTAACTCGATTTCCTCCTGAGCCTAACGGATTTTTACATATTGGCCACTTGAAAGCTATTTTCATTAACTTTTCCGTAGCCCAAAAATATGGAGGAAAAACGTTTCTTCGATTTGATGATACTAATCCGACAAAGGAAGAAACGGCTTATGTGGAGGCTATAAAAAAGGATATTCAATGGTTGGGATATCAATGGGAAGGAGAAGCGAAGTTCACTTCGGATTATTTCGATCAATTATATGAATGGGCAATCTTGCTTATCAAAAATGGCAAAGCGTATGTTGATGAGCAAACTGCCGAGGAAATAGCTATTCAGAAAGCAAATCCTACAGTTCCGGGAATAGAAAGCCCTTACAGAAACAGGCCTGTGGAGGAAAGCTTGACAGAATTTGAGAAAATGAAAAATGGGGAGTACGATGAAGGCTCTAAAGTTCTGAGAGCTAAAATCGATATGACATCTTCAAATATGCATATGCGTGATCCAATCATGTATAGAGTGATGAAGGCATCACATCATAGAACAGGTGACAAATGGAATATTTATCCGATGTATGACTGGGCGCATGGACAGAGTGATTATTTGGAAGGAATCACAAATTCTATGTGCTCTTTGGAGTTTGAAGTTCATAGGCCGCTTTATGATTGGTTCTTGGATCAAGTATATGATGAAAATAAGATAAGGACAAAACAAAGAGAATTCTCAAGGCTCAACCTTAACTATACGGTGATGAGCAAAAGAAAACTCTTGAAATTAGTCGAGCAGGGTGTAGTTAGTGGATGGGATGATCCTCGTATGCCAACTATTTCAGCATTAAGAAGAAGAGGTTACACACCTGAGGCGCTTAAGGCATTTGCGGAAAAAGTAGGTGTGACGAAAAGGGAAAATATTATAGATTTAAGCCTTTTAGAATTCTGCATACGCGAAGATTTGAATAAAAATGCAAATAGAGTTTTTGGTGTTCTTGATCCTGTAAAAGTTATCATTGACAACTATCCGGAAGGGGAGACTGAAGTGTTAAAGCTTGAGAATAATCCTGAGGATGAGAATGCAGGAGAAAGAGCAGTCCCTTTTGGGAAAGAAATTTATATCGAAAGAGAAGATTTCATGGAGCAGGCTCCAAATAGAAAATATTTCAGATTGGCTTTGGATAAAGAAGTTAGGCTGAAAGGAGCTTATATCATCAAAGCGGTAAGTGTAGATAAGGATGAAGAAGGAAACATCACTGCGATTCATTGCGAATATGATGCTGATTCTAAATCAGGCAGTGGAACAGAGGCTAGCAAAAGAAAAGTAAAAGGAACGCTTCATTGGGTAGATGCCAAACATGCGGTAGATGCGGAAGTGAGAATTTATGATAGGTTGTTCAATAGTGAAGCTCCTGATTCTGATAAAGAATTGGATTTCACAGCCTTTTTGAATCCTGATTCATTGCAAACTGTTGATGCTAAAGTAGAGCCTTCACTTAAAGAAGCAAAAGTAGGCGATAGATTCCAGTTTCAAAGATTAGGATATTTCAATGTGGATATTGATAGCTCTCCTGAGAAAATGGTTTTTAATAGAACTGTTACACTTAAGGATTCTTGGGCTAAAAAAGGTAAATAA
- the cysM gene encoding cysteine synthase CysM, giving the protein MSDILKIVGDTPLVEIKSLNPNPKVRIFGKLEGNNPGGSVKDRAALGMIQGAIERGELKKGVKIIEATSGNTGIALAMIARLLGFEIELVMPENATKERVQTMEAYGAKVILTSKDVGMEGARDYAEEKVKEGGYLLLNQFANPDNFKAHYKSTGPEIWNATNGKVTHFVSSMGTTGTIMGVSRYLKEQNQNIQIVGVQPTEGANIPGIRRWPIEYLPKIFERERVDQIIDVSEEEAVNITRELSTKEGIFAGMSSGGAVAAALKLADQLEEGTIVCIICDRGDRYLSSDLFDFSK; this is encoded by the coding sequence ATGTCGGATATTTTAAAAATTGTTGGCGATACGCCATTAGTTGAAATCAAATCATTAAATCCCAACCCTAAAGTACGAATTTTTGGGAAACTCGAAGGGAATAACCCAGGAGGGAGTGTCAAAGATAGAGCTGCTCTGGGTATGATCCAAGGAGCGATAGAAAGGGGAGAGTTAAAAAAAGGAGTCAAAATAATTGAAGCTACTAGCGGAAATACAGGAATAGCCTTGGCTATGATAGCTAGATTGCTAGGTTTTGAAATTGAATTGGTCATGCCTGAAAATGCGACCAAAGAAAGAGTTCAAACCATGGAGGCTTATGGAGCTAAAGTTATCCTAACCTCCAAAGATGTAGGCATGGAAGGTGCTAGGGATTATGCTGAAGAAAAAGTGAAAGAAGGCGGTTATTTGCTACTAAATCAATTCGCAAATCCTGACAACTTTAAAGCTCATTATAAATCTACAGGACCTGAAATTTGGAATGCCACCAATGGAAAGGTAACTCATTTTGTCTCTTCCATGGGTACTACTGGTACTATCATGGGTGTTTCTAGATATTTAAAAGAACAAAATCAGAATATACAAATTGTTGGTGTTCAACCCACTGAAGGAGCGAATATTCCTGGTATAAGACGATGGCCGATAGAGTATCTTCCAAAAATATTTGAAAGAGAAAGAGTGGATCAAATCATTGACGTATCCGAAGAAGAAGCCGTTAATATCACTAGAGAGCTATCGACAAAAGAAGGGATATTCGCTGGGATGAGTTCTGGAGGAGCTGTTGCCGCAGCATTAAAATTAGCTGATCAATTAGAAGAAGGAACTATCGTTTGTATTATTTGCGACAGGGGAGATAGATATTTATCCTCAGATTTATTTGATTTTTCAAAGTAA